Proteins from a single region of Mesoaciditoga lauensis cd-1655R = DSM 25116:
- a CDS encoding 4Fe-4S dicluster domain-containing protein has translation MERKAYIEIDSERCKGCGLCINACPQHIIQFSKEFNNKGYHYAEFVDPDNKCVGCAFCYNMCPDVCITVHRLEKEKEESKA, from the coding sequence ATGGAAAGGAAAGCGTACATAGAAATAGACTCAGAAAGGTGTAAGGGATGCGGTCTATGTATTAACGCATGCCCACAACACATAATTCAATTTTCGAAAGAATTCAACAACAAAGGATACCATTATGCGGAGTTCGTAGATCCAGATAACAAATGTGTTGGATGTGCCTTCTGTTATAACATGTGTCCCGATGTTTGTATAACGGTTCACAGACTCGAAAAGGAGAAGGAGGAGAGCAAAGCATGA
- a CDS encoding 3-methyl-2-oxobutanoate dehydrogenase subunit VorB, with translation MKMLFKGSEAIAEAAIRAGCRLYFGYPITPQSELTEYMSRRLPEVEGTFLQAESEVATVNMMYGASCTGRRVMTSTSSPGFSLMMEGVSYMAGAELPAVFVNVVRGGPGLGDIQPAQSDYFQATKGGGHGDYRMIVLAPHTIQEAVDLMNLAFDLADKYRMLVTILADGMLGQMMEPVEFPPMRDPNDVPEKKWALTGAKGREPRKVTSFDIDPYELEKMNLRYQATYKKVEENEVRYEEMNTEGADIIVAAYGTMARIVKTVIHMAEEEGIKVGLFRPITLWPFPYKRLNELADTVDTILTVEMSYGQMLEDVKLGVNGKAKTPFYGRSAGVVPTPTEVLDAIKKAIGR, from the coding sequence ATGAAGATGCTTTTCAAAGGTTCTGAAGCCATCGCAGAAGCTGCGATAAGAGCAGGATGCAGGTTGTACTTCGGATATCCAATCACACCACAGAGTGAACTCACGGAATACATGTCAAGAAGGCTTCCAGAAGTAGAGGGGACTTTCCTTCAAGCAGAAAGTGAAGTAGCCACCGTTAACATGATGTACGGTGCATCGTGTACTGGCAGAAGAGTTATGACTTCCACTTCATCACCAGGTTTCAGCTTGATGATGGAAGGAGTTTCGTATATGGCTGGTGCTGAACTTCCGGCTGTCTTTGTAAATGTTGTGCGTGGAGGCCCTGGCCTTGGAGACATTCAACCAGCCCAGAGTGATTATTTTCAAGCCACAAAAGGTGGAGGACATGGAGATTATCGCATGATCGTCCTTGCTCCACATACTATTCAAGAAGCCGTTGACTTGATGAATTTGGCTTTCGATCTTGCAGATAAGTACAGAATGCTTGTCACCATTCTCGCCGATGGTATGTTGGGGCAAATGATGGAACCAGTTGAATTTCCACCCATGAGAGATCCAAATGATGTTCCGGAAAAGAAGTGGGCCTTAACTGGGGCAAAAGGCAGAGAACCAAGAAAAGTTACCTCTTTTGACATAGATCCATATGAACTTGAAAAGATGAATTTAAGATATCAGGCAACATATAAGAAAGTAGAAGAAAACGAAGTAAGGTACGAAGAGATGAACACAGAAGGAGCGGACATAATAGTTGCTGCTTATGGAACCATGGCCAGGATAGTTAAAACCGTCATCCATATGGCAGAAGAAGAAGGAATAAAGGTTGGCCTTTTCAGACCAATAACCCTTTGGCCATTCCCTTACAAGCGATTGAACGAACTTGCTGACACGGTAGACACGATTCTTACCGTTGAAATGAGTTACGGTCAGATGTTGGAAGATGTCAAATTGGGTGTGAACGGGAAAGCCAAAACTCCTTTTTATGGAAGAAGTGCTGGAGTAGTTCCGACTCCAACTGAAGTTCTTGACGCTATAAAAAAGGCGATAGGTAGGTGA
- a CDS encoding cobalamin biosynthesis protein CobQ yields the protein MNFEMFDARVFVYVGMFGSGKTEIAINTAVELKSKKENVALLDIDVISPYFRSRDKKEPLEKMGIKVISPPGALSHADLPIITAQVGGYISNEKFFTVADVGGNEDGATVLGSLKPFLDKANKKVFFVVNTLRPFSTTFDEIVRNIKKISAVSRTKIDYLVNNTNIAQETTEENVKRGEELIKKVSEYLEIPVAFSVINEDMNFTGDFPVFKLKRYLTDLW from the coding sequence ATGAACTTTGAAATGTTTGATGCCAGGGTTTTCGTATACGTGGGGATGTTCGGGAGTGGTAAAACAGAAATAGCCATCAACACGGCTGTGGAATTAAAGAGCAAAAAAGAGAACGTGGCTCTCTTGGATATAGATGTCATAAGCCCTTACTTTAGAAGCAGAGATAAAAAAGAGCCACTTGAAAAGATGGGAATAAAAGTCATTTCTCCTCCTGGGGCTCTAAGTCATGCCGATCTTCCTATAATAACCGCCCAGGTGGGGGGATACATTTCCAACGAAAAGTTTTTTACCGTTGCCGATGTTGGTGGAAATGAAGATGGAGCTACGGTGTTGGGTTCTCTGAAGCCTTTTTTGGACAAGGCAAACAAAAAAGTTTTTTTCGTGGTTAACACTCTAAGACCCTTCAGCACCACTTTTGATGAAATCGTTAGGAACATCAAAAAGATTTCAGCAGTTTCAAGAACAAAAATAGATTACCTTGTGAATAACACCAATATTGCACAAGAAACAACTGAGGAAAATGTGAAAAGGGGAGAAGAGTTGATAAAAAAAGTTTCCGAATATCTGGAGATTCCTGTGGCTTTTTCCGTCATAAACGAGGACATGAATTTCACCGGAGACTTCCCGGTTTTCAAGTTAAAAAGATATTTGACTGATCTTTGGTAA